The Deltaproteobacteria bacterium genome includes a region encoding these proteins:
- the thrH gene encoding bifunctional phosphoserine phosphatase/homoserine phosphotransferase ThrH has protein sequence MFLICSDMEGVFTPEIWIAVSKKTGIEKLSLTTRDISDYDQLMKMRIEILDQHGLKLKDIQDVIAGMDPLPGAREFLDWARKAAQIIVVSDTFVQFADPLMDKLGRPTLFCNSLVVDENDRITGYTLRMKDGKRHVAEAMKGLNFTTIGVGDSYNDVTMLKAAHRGILFCPPDKVVAEFPHFPVARDYATLKSLIETAMREL, from the coding sequence ATGTTTTTGATCTGCTCGGACATGGAAGGGGTTTTCACCCCTGAAATCTGGATCGCGGTGTCCAAAAAGACCGGAATCGAGAAGCTGTCCCTAACCACGAGGGACATCTCCGATTACGATCAGCTCATGAAAATGAGAATCGAAATTCTGGACCAGCACGGCTTGAAATTAAAGGACATCCAGGACGTGATCGCCGGGATGGACCCTCTGCCGGGCGCGCGCGAATTTTTGGACTGGGCGCGCAAGGCCGCGCAGATCATCGTGGTTTCGGACACCTTCGTGCAGTTCGCCGATCCTTTGATGGACAAACTTGGCCGCCCCACGCTTTTCTGCAACAGCCTCGTTGTTGATGAAAACGACCGGATCACCGGCTACACCCTTCGCATGAAAGACGGCAAGCGGCACGTGGCCGAGGCCATGAAGGGGCTTAATTTCACCACCATCGGGGTTGGCGACTCGTACAACGACGTCACCATGTTGAAAGCCGCGCACCGGGGGATACTCTTCTGCCCGCCTGATAAAGTTGTGGCGGAATTTCCGCATTTCCCCGTGGCCCGCGACTACGCCACGCTCAAAAGCCTCATCGAAACGGCCATGCGGGAGCTTTGA
- a CDS encoding phosphoribosylformylglycinamidine cyclo-ligase has translation MAKPLTYADSGVDIEKANEFVQVVKKIAKNTPRNGVMGDIGGFGGLFSLNASQFEKPILVSSTDGVGTKLMIAIMAGKHDTVGIDLVAMSVNDIAMQGAKPLFFLDYLAMGKLDVSVAAQLVEGVAEGCRQAACPLIGGETAEMPDLYREGDYDLAGFAVGIADNSKIIDGSMVGVGNQIIGVASSGIHANGYSLVREVCFNRAKLGINDFIPELNATLSSVLLAPTRIYSETISKLIRQVKVHGLANITGGGLVDNIPRTIPQSCKAVIRKGSWPVPPIFGFLQKTGEITEFEMLRTFNNGVGFVAVVPKNEVSDAIDLLHALGEKAWLIGEVSDRKNDEPRIIFQ, from the coding sequence ATGGCAAAGCCCCTCACCTACGCGGATTCCGGCGTGGACATAGAAAAGGCCAACGAGTTCGTCCAGGTGGTCAAGAAAATCGCCAAGAACACGCCCCGCAACGGCGTGATGGGCGACATCGGCGGATTCGGCGGGCTTTTTTCCTTAAACGCGTCCCAGTTCGAAAAGCCCATACTGGTAAGCTCCACAGACGGGGTCGGCACCAAGCTCATGATCGCCATAATGGCCGGAAAGCACGACACCGTGGGCATCGACCTTGTGGCCATGTCCGTGAACGACATCGCCATGCAGGGAGCCAAGCCCCTTTTCTTCCTCGATTATCTTGCGATGGGAAAGCTCGACGTGTCGGTCGCGGCCCAGTTGGTGGAGGGCGTGGCCGAGGGCTGCCGCCAGGCCGCCTGCCCGCTCATAGGCGGGGAGACCGCCGAGATGCCCGATCTCTACCGCGAGGGCGACTACGATCTTGCGGGTTTCGCGGTGGGAATCGCCGACAACTCCAAGATCATAGACGGCTCAATGGTTGGGGTGGGCAACCAGATCATAGGGGTGGCCTCGTCCGGCATTCACGCCAATGGTTACTCCCTTGTAAGGGAGGTCTGTTTCAACCGCGCGAAACTTGGGATCAACGACTTCATCCCGGAACTGAACGCCACCCTTTCATCGGTGCTTCTCGCCCCCACGCGCATCTACTCGGAAACCATAAGTAAGCTGATCCGGCAGGTGAAGGTTCACGGGCTTGCCAACATTACCGGCGGCGGGCTTGTGGACAACATTCCGCGCACCATTCCCCAGTCCTGCAAGGCCGTGATCCGCAAGGGCTCCTGGCCGGTTCCGCCCATTTTCGGCTTTCTGCAGAAAACCGGGGAGATAACCGAGTTCGAGATGCTTCGCACCTTCAACAACGGCGTGGGTTTCGTGGCGGTCGTGCCCAAAAACGAGGTTTCCGACGCCATCGATCTTTTGCACGCCCTGGGCGAAAAGGCCTGGCTCATTGGCGAGGTTAGCGACCGGAAAAACGACGAGCCCAGGATAATCTTTCAATAG
- a CDS encoding acyl-CoA thioesterase: MEIRISPHSLEYRVIYGDTDQMGVVYHANYLRFFEASRTEYLRVRGFTYREVEEGGFMMPVAEAALKYHSPARYDDLILVETLPDPKVRVGFRFNYRIFRKETEELLVSGHTLHACMEASTGRVIRPPKDMVAKVFLDMPFIKAL, from the coding sequence ATGGAGATCAGGATTTCTCCCCACTCCCTGGAATACCGCGTCATCTACGGCGACACCGACCAGATGGGAGTGGTGTACCACGCCAACTACCTTCGTTTTTTCGAGGCGAGCCGCACCGAGTACCTTCGGGTGCGGGGCTTCACCTACAGGGAGGTGGAGGAAGGCGGGTTCATGATGCCCGTGGCGGAGGCGGCCTTGAAATACCACTCCCCGGCCCGTTACGACGATCTCATTCTGGTGGAGACCCTGCCGGACCCAAAGGTACGGGTGGGTTTCCGCTTCAATTACCGCATCTTCCGCAAGGAGACCGAAGAACTTCTGGTTTCCGGCCACACCCTCCACGCCTGCATGGAGGCGTCCACCGGCAGGGTCATAAGGCCGCCAAAGGATATGGTGGCCAAGGTTTTCCTTGACATGCCGTTTATAAAGGCTCTATAG
- a CDS encoding aminotransferase class I/II-fold pyridoxal phosphate-dependent enzyme: MKDFARLDRLPPYVFAQVTEFKMEARHRGEDIVDFGMGNPDLGTPPHIVAKLVEAAQRPINHRYSASMGIPNLRKQISAWYKRRYDVDIDPNQEAIVTIGVKEGLSHLVLVTVRPGDVVFTPTPTYPIHPYSAIIAGGDVRGIPVGPDQDFFENLMTATKQTWPKPKVLILSYPHNPTTEVVDRDFFVKIVDYAKEHDIMVIHDLAYADITFDGYRAPSFLEVPGAKDVGVEFFSMSKSYNMAGWRVGFCVGNKDIIFALRRIKSYLDYGVFQPIQIASIIALREDQACVAEICKTYETRRNDLCDGLNRAGWPITPPKGTMFVWAKIPEKFRKMGSVEFSKFLIKEAKVAVSPGLGFGAYGDDYVRFALIENRMRTNQAIRGIKQVLQG, encoded by the coding sequence ATGAAAGATTTCGCAAGACTGGACAGGCTGCCCCCCTACGTTTTCGCACAGGTCACCGAGTTCAAAATGGAGGCCCGGCACAGGGGCGAGGACATCGTCGATTTCGGTATGGGCAATCCCGATCTGGGAACCCCGCCCCATATAGTTGCAAAATTGGTCGAGGCGGCGCAGAGGCCCATCAACCACCGCTATTCGGCGTCAATGGGCATACCAAACCTCAGGAAGCAGATTTCGGCGTGGTACAAGCGCCGCTACGACGTGGACATCGACCCCAACCAGGAGGCCATCGTCACCATCGGCGTCAAGGAGGGCTTAAGCCACCTGGTGCTGGTGACCGTGAGGCCCGGCGACGTGGTGTTCACCCCCACGCCCACCTATCCCATCCACCCCTATTCCGCAATCATCGCGGGCGGCGACGTGCGGGGCATCCCGGTGGGGCCGGACCAGGATTTTTTCGAGAACCTGATGACCGCCACCAAGCAGACCTGGCCCAAGCCCAAGGTGCTCATCCTCTCCTATCCGCACAACCCCACAACCGAGGTGGTGGACCGGGACTTTTTCGTGAAAATCGTGGATTACGCCAAAGAGCACGACATAATGGTGATCCACGACCTTGCCTATGCGGACATCACCTTCGACGGCTACCGCGCCCCCAGCTTCCTGGAGGTTCCGGGGGCCAAGGACGTTGGCGTGGAGTTTTTCTCCATGTCCAAATCATACAACATGGCCGGCTGGCGCGTGGGCTTCTGCGTGGGGAACAAGGACATCATCTTTGCCTTGCGGCGCATAAAAAGCTATCTTGATTACGGCGTTTTCCAGCCCATTCAGATAGCCTCCATCATCGCCCTGCGCGAAGACCAGGCCTGTGTTGCGGAAATCTGCAAAACCTACGAAACCCGCCGGAACGACCTTTGCGACGGCCTTAACCGAGCTGGCTGGCCCATCACCCCGCCCAAGGGAACCATGTTCGTGTGGGCGAAAATTCCCGAAAAATTCCGTAAAATGGGCTCGGTGGAGTTTTCCAAGTTCCTGATAAAGGAGGCCAAGGTGGCGGTGTCGCCGGGCCTTGGCTTCGGGGCCTACGGCGACGATTACGTGCGCTTCGCCCTCATCGAAAACCGCATGAGGACCAATCAGGCCATACGCGGCATAAAACAAGTACTCCAGGGATAG
- a CDS encoding energy-coupling factor ABC transporter permease: MHMADALLNPVVGGGMWAVTAGLTAWCAKKVRTDANEGKAPLMGVLGAFIFAAQMINFTIPGTGSSGHLGGGLILAILLGPHAAFLTIASVLTVQALFFGDGGLLALGCNIFNLGLFPCFIAYPFIWKPVAKDASSKGRLVAASIAAAVAGLVLGSFFVVLETVFSGVSELPFMAFSAIMIPIHIAIGVVEGLVTSAVVLFVAQARPDILEMASPKAGGALSMKKVLGVFLVLALVTGGVVSWFASEHPDGLEWSMGRVSGREELEAPEKGVHATLAQVQEKTAFLPDYGFAGPSGEAASEEPASEPSSPVSAGTSVSGVVGGIMTLAIAAVIGLLLGLGRKKAPKP, encoded by the coding sequence ATGCATATGGCTGACGCGCTTTTGAATCCGGTTGTGGGCGGCGGGATGTGGGCGGTCACTGCGGGGCTCACCGCCTGGTGCGCCAAAAAGGTGAGGACAGATGCCAACGAGGGCAAGGCCCCTCTGATGGGTGTTCTGGGAGCCTTCATTTTCGCGGCCCAGATGATCAACTTCACCATTCCGGGTACCGGCTCCTCCGGCCACCTGGGGGGAGGGCTGATCCTTGCGATTCTGTTGGGGCCGCACGCGGCCTTTCTCACCATAGCCTCGGTGCTCACGGTTCAGGCGCTCTTTTTCGGGGACGGCGGCCTTCTGGCCCTTGGTTGCAACATTTTCAACCTTGGCCTTTTCCCTTGTTTCATAGCCTACCCGTTTATCTGGAAGCCCGTCGCAAAAGACGCCTCCAGCAAGGGACGCCTTGTTGCGGCTTCAATTGCTGCGGCGGTTGCGGGCCTCGTTCTGGGCTCCTTTTTCGTGGTTCTGGAGACGGTTTTTTCCGGCGTCTCGGAGCTTCCCTTTATGGCCTTTTCGGCCATCATGATTCCCATTCATATCGCCATCGGCGTGGTGGAGGGGCTTGTCACCTCCGCCGTGGTGCTTTTCGTGGCCCAGGCAAGGCCGGACATCCTGGAAATGGCCTCCCCCAAGGCGGGAGGCGCTCTTTCCATGAAAAAGGTGCTGGGGGTCTTCCTGGTGCTGGCCCTTGTAACGGGCGGGGTGGTTTCCTGGTTCGCCTCGGAGCATCCCGACGGCCTGGAATGGTCCATGGGCAGGGTCTCGGGCAGGGAGGAACTGGAAGCGCCCGAAAAGGGAGTGCACGCGACACTTGCCCAGGTTCAGGAGAAGACCGCGTTCCTGCCGGATTACGGATTCGCCGGGCCTTCAGGCGAAGCCGCCTCTGAAGAGCCCGCTTCCGAACCGTCCTCGCCCGTCAGCGCCGGGACCTCGGTTTCGGGCGTCGTGGGCGGGATCATGACACTCGCCATAGCAGCAGTCATCGGCCTTCTTCTGGGCCTTGGACGAAAAAAAGCCCCCAAACCCTGA
- a CDS encoding homoserine dehydrogenase — protein sequence MKSGKKEIGVGLLGCGTVGVGVVKILTGRSELIKDRVGVAIRLLKVADPRPEAADGLGLAEGVFTGDAQAVVEDPDIPIIVELIGGEGAARKLVTEALSRGKTVVTANKALIASHGDELYKAALKGGGDLFFEAGVGGCMPVIKCLRESLVANRVESVFGILNGTCNYILSKMTQEGISYSTALAEAKDRGYAEADPTLDVSGMDTVHKLAIVICLSFGTRVAYKDIFVEGIERITPMDISIAREFGYRIKLLAITKNFGDWVEGRVHPTMIPEKDLIASVNGAMNAVKIVGDATGEMVLYGAGAGRMPTASAVISDIVDAARNMMSGGKNRVPIYAFQPKYIKKLPIIPMGEVYTRYYMRFAAADRPGVLSKISGALGNHAISIQSVHQKGRKSEGSVPIVLLTHSAQESRVRAAISEIAELDVVQGPPVLIRIEDPAEDA from the coding sequence TTGAAATCCGGCAAAAAAGAAATCGGCGTGGGGCTTTTGGGTTGCGGTACGGTGGGCGTGGGGGTGGTGAAGATTCTCACGGGCCGGTCCGAGCTCATAAAGGACCGGGTGGGGGTGGCCATCCGCCTTCTCAAGGTGGCGGATCCAAGGCCCGAAGCGGCGGACGGCCTTGGACTCGCCGAGGGCGTCTTCACCGGTGACGCCCAGGCAGTGGTGGAAGACCCGGACATCCCCATCATCGTGGAGCTTATCGGCGGCGAGGGCGCGGCCCGGAAGCTGGTCACCGAGGCCCTTTCGCGGGGAAAGACCGTGGTCACCGCCAACAAGGCGTTGATCGCAAGCCACGGGGACGAGCTTTACAAGGCGGCCTTAAAGGGCGGTGGGGACCTTTTTTTCGAGGCGGGCGTGGGCGGGTGCATGCCCGTAATCAAGTGTCTGCGCGAATCCCTGGTGGCCAACCGGGTGGAATCGGTTTTCGGCATCCTAAACGGCACGTGCAACTACATTCTCTCCAAGATGACCCAGGAGGGCATTTCCTACTCCACGGCCCTTGCCGAGGCCAAGGACAGGGGCTACGCCGAGGCCGACCCCACCCTGGACGTTTCGGGCATGGACACGGTGCACAAGCTGGCCATAGTGATCTGCCTGTCCTTCGGCACAAGGGTGGCCTACAAGGACATCTTCGTTGAGGGCATCGAGCGCATCACCCCCATGGATATTTCCATCGCCAGGGAATTCGGTTACCGCATAAAGCTTCTGGCCATCACCAAGAACTTCGGGGACTGGGTGGAAGGACGGGTGCATCCCACCATGATTCCCGAAAAGGACCTCATCGCAAGCGTCAACGGCGCCATGAACGCGGTGAAAATCGTGGGGGACGCAACCGGCGAGATGGTTCTCTACGGCGCGGGCGCGGGAAGGATGCCCACGGCCAGCGCCGTTATAAGCGACATCGTGGACGCTGCCCGCAACATGATGAGCGGCGGCAAAAACCGGGTGCCCATCTACGCGTTTCAGCCGAAATACATCAAGAAGCTGCCCATCATTCCCATGGGCGAGGTTTACACGCGCTATTACATGCGCTTCGCCGCAGCCGACCGGCCCGGTGTTTTGTCCAAGATTTCCGGGGCGTTGGGCAACCACGCCATAAGCATCCAGTCGGTTCATCAGAAGGGCAGAAAGAGCGAGGGCTCGGTGCCCATAGTTCTTCTCACCCACAGCGCCCAGGAATCACGGGTGAGGGCCGCCATAAGCGAAATAGCGGAGCTTGACGTGGTTCAGGGGCCGCCGGTGTTGATACGTATAGAGGACCCCGCCGAAGACGCATGA
- the tsaD gene encoding tRNA (adenosine(37)-N6)-threonylcarbamoyltransferase complex transferase subunit TsaD — protein MIVLGIETSCDETAAALVEDGKRVLSSVVRSQTDMHGPYGGVVPELASRMHVEALSPVFREALRKANLNPKDINAVAATQGPGLVGSLLTGFSFAKALAFSLEIPFVGVNHLYGHIHSVFLAPPPHPAYPFIALLVSGGHTALYRVVSPVKMELLGQTRDDAAGEAFDKAAKILGLSYPGGIAIDRLAKSGDPKRIRFPRAFLDRNGFDFSFSGVKSAVLRHVETHPDALSTDLAHVAASFQEAVCEVLAQKAVAACQRYGLNHLVVAGGVAANSRLREKAVETAKEAGIEVFIPPLDLCGDNAAMIAAAGFHFLDESGPTPLSSDVFSRVEKAVKC, from the coding sequence ATGATAGTTTTGGGAATCGAGACTTCCTGCGACGAGACCGCAGCCGCCCTGGTGGAAGACGGAAAGCGCGTCCTTTCCTCGGTGGTGAGAAGCCAGACCGACATGCACGGCCCCTATGGTGGAGTGGTGCCGGAGCTTGCGTCCCGGATGCACGTGGAGGCCCTGTCGCCGGTTTTCCGGGAAGCTCTGCGTAAGGCGAATCTGAACCCTAAGGATATAAACGCCGTTGCCGCCACCCAGGGCCCCGGCCTTGTGGGGTCGCTGCTCACGGGCTTTTCCTTCGCCAAAGCCCTGGCCTTTTCCCTTGAAATCCCCTTCGTAGGCGTCAACCACCTCTACGGCCACATCCACTCGGTTTTCCTGGCCCCCCCTCCCCATCCCGCCTACCCATTCATCGCCCTCCTTGTTTCGGGCGGCCACACGGCCCTTTACCGGGTGGTGTCCCCGGTGAAAATGGAGCTTTTGGGCCAGACCAGGGACGACGCGGCGGGCGAAGCCTTCGACAAGGCCGCGAAAATCCTGGGACTCAGCTACCCCGGCGGAATCGCCATAGACCGGCTGGCGAAATCCGGCGACCCCAAACGCATACGCTTTCCCCGCGCCTTTCTGGACAGGAACGGCTTCGACTTTTCCTTTTCCGGGGTCAAGTCCGCTGTCCTTCGCCACGTTGAGACCCACCCCGACGCCCTTTCGACGGACCTCGCCCACGTGGCCGCCTCGTTTCAGGAGGCCGTGTGCGAGGTTCTGGCCCAAAAGGCCGTGGCCGCCTGCCAGCGATACGGCCTGAATCATCTGGTCGTGGCGGGCGGGGTGGCGGCGAACTCAAGGCTCCGGGAAAAGGCCGTTGAAACTGCGAAGGAGGCCGGAATCGAAGTTTTCATCCCGCCCCTTGACCTGTGCGGGGACAACGCGGCAATGATTGCGGCGGCGGGTTTTCACTTTCTTGACGAATCCGGCCCCACGCCCCTTTCATCCGACGTTTTCTCCCGCGTGGAAAAGGCGGTGAAATGCTGA
- a CDS encoding glycosyl transferase, which yields MSSFIYPLAAFSIVLLFTPLVKILARKREWIARPTADRWHKKPTALMGGISIFFGLALPLAYICRSAFPDLLLPGSAAINLKDGPESALFAGAVLFCGAALMFILGFVDDRLRLKPQTKLLGQIMTASLVAYYGFRLHWLNSLTADTLVTILWIVGITNALNLLDNMDGLAAGVGAVASLFLFLVLSDAHPQVAQYALILGGALLAFLVFNFNPASIFMGDCGSLVIGFSLAFLSVCYAGYAEPKAGSLARFAVPVLCLMVPIFDTTLVTLIRTLSGRKASVGGRDHTSHRLVLIGLSEKRAVLFLYAVAAVAGLSANFVHTEDSLTSPAVMVPVAAAFLLMGLYLAQLRVYPEKEFSVLRDKSFTPILMELTYKRQILLVLFDFALVAFSYYLAYRLRFSRPEFSHFFPVFLKSYPAVIACRLFAYFLMGVYRGIWSFLSFNDIYVYVKATTLGTLFCVAVFTYAYRFENFSKGIFVIDWFLATGFLLGTRASFRLFLDAMKKSRLEGESVLIYGAGRGGEILLREILNNRRIGLKPAGFIDDDPLKAGKRLQGFTILGQWSDLPALVERHGIAGIVISFQDDDPEKLAAIREFCRKRRLFLKRFAVSVLDADTAP from the coding sequence ATGTCCTCCTTCATTTATCCCCTTGCTGCGTTTTCAATCGTCCTTCTGTTCACCCCCCTGGTGAAAATCCTTGCCCGGAAAAGGGAGTGGATAGCCCGCCCCACCGCCGACCGCTGGCACAAAAAACCCACGGCGCTCATGGGCGGCATCTCCATTTTTTTTGGCCTCGCCCTGCCCCTTGCCTACATCTGCCGAAGCGCCTTTCCCGACCTGCTGCTACCGGGAAGCGCCGCCATAAACCTTAAAGACGGCCCGGAATCCGCCCTTTTCGCAGGAGCGGTGCTTTTCTGCGGGGCCGCGCTCATGTTCATCTTAGGTTTCGTTGACGACCGCCTGCGTTTAAAACCCCAGACCAAGCTTTTGGGCCAGATAATGACGGCCTCCCTGGTGGCCTATTACGGGTTCCGGCTCCACTGGCTGAACTCCCTCACCGCCGATACCCTAGTCACCATTTTATGGATCGTGGGCATAACCAACGCCTTGAACCTTCTGGACAACATGGACGGGCTGGCGGCGGGCGTGGGGGCGGTGGCCAGCCTCTTCCTCTTCCTGGTGCTTTCCGACGCCCATCCCCAGGTGGCCCAGTATGCCCTCATCTTAGGCGGTGCGCTTCTCGCCTTTCTGGTTTTCAACTTCAACCCGGCCTCCATCTTCATGGGCGACTGCGGGTCGCTCGTTATCGGGTTTTCGCTCGCCTTTCTCTCGGTGTGCTACGCTGGCTACGCCGAGCCCAAAGCGGGGAGCCTCGCCCGGTTCGCCGTGCCGGTCCTCTGCCTCATGGTGCCCATTTTCGACACCACCTTAGTCACCCTCATCCGAACGCTTTCGGGCCGCAAGGCCTCGGTGGGAGGCCGCGACCACACCTCGCACCGGCTGGTTCTGATCGGCCTTTCCGAAAAGCGGGCGGTGCTCTTTCTCTACGCAGTGGCGGCGGTGGCCGGGCTTTCGGCCAATTTCGTGCATACCGAGGATTCCCTCACATCCCCCGCCGTGATGGTGCCGGTGGCTGCGGCCTTTCTTCTTATGGGGCTGTATCTGGCCCAGCTTAGGGTTTACCCGGAAAAGGAATTTTCCGTTTTAAGGGACAAGTCCTTCACGCCCATCCTGATGGAGCTTACCTACAAGCGCCAGATTCTGCTGGTTCTTTTCGACTTCGCCCTGGTGGCCTTTTCCTATTACCTGGCCTACCGCCTGCGCTTTTCCCGGCCCGAATTCTCGCATTTCTTCCCGGTCTTCTTAAAAAGCTACCCGGCGGTGATCGCCTGCCGCCTGTTCGCTTATTTTTTGATGGGGGTCTACCGGGGAATCTGGAGTTTTCTAAGCTTCAACGACATCTACGTGTACGTGAAGGCCACCACCCTGGGGACCCTTTTCTGCGTGGCGGTCTTCACCTACGCCTACCGTTTCGAGAATTTCTCCAAGGGCATTTTCGTCATCGACTGGTTCCTGGCCACGGGCTTTCTGCTTGGCACCAGGGCATCCTTCCGGCTTTTTCTGGACGCCATGAAAAAAAGCCGCCTGGAGGGCGAAAGCGTGCTCATCTACGGAGCCGGACGGGGCGGGGAAATCCTTCTGCGGGAAATTTTGAATAACCGGCGTATCGGCTTGAAGCCTGCTGGCTTCATAGACGACGACCCCTTGAAGGCCGGAAAGCGCCTCCAGGGCTTCACCATTCTGGGGCAGTGGAGCGATCTCCCGGCCCTTGTGGAGCGCCACGGCATAGCGGGAATCGTGATCAGCTTCCAGGACGACGACCCGGAGAAACTTGCCGCCATACGGGAATTCTGCCGAAAACGCCGGCTCTTCCTCAAGCGCTTCGCAGTGAGCGTTCTGGACGCGGACACGGCCCCATGA
- a CDS encoding tetratricopeptide repeat protein, with protein sequence MKNTSRLMAVIVAALVAGLVLVPPGAFSATSPPSKAPAADIVAAPQSGGDEIVLRIRDAEGLVNFVESMAEDSKAARKGAVRDTIEQQFGGLDWLDEKRSIVIIGNIPAFTGKEAGGSFTLVGLVPFTKKNEKFRETFSAIEGRGYYLFTHPAGWVMKKATIARLIAASKAKCPDMLALEIPVSGLASGFLERGIPALEASLKKADEKKQGEPEGKAEPLTRQTLNMAKAFYEFLRDVKTTEIGLNADENLFSLRLSSVPVPGSALARAMATTQKTGGKSLLAGYLPEGPITIRTKTFDYGPLMQVLNDLYAKAGIDLSCNRENMARYTGEYVVSVSFPKAGLNIESMLTLKKDGESVEGLVSKWLECSKQMHQILDSVSPQPYLSRTEDTTVAGRKATGISMRMPLESGKSTLFNIRAALSGRILVLAADDKRLAELLAQADKMKPGKAAGPLMEGRIDLAALISGAALMEGAKEADVPELAGTSPLNFTFDIKKGVAETLLWANMKQMRALFSQIEKAAKDTAPKEGGDSWSDIEEDDEDDGEGSRDGHGNGDGNLDEYEDGGDADGEDAQTAGLKPGADELDPRAAALLERGNLALVYGSPEMALRYFLKALKSAPESGQVHSALATAYAESKRFEKALFHIEKALEIVPENPDYLYGRARIHLLSGDEAKARKGFEDAAAKGSDEAKRFLERMKEKP encoded by the coding sequence ATGAAAAACACTTCCCGCCTGATGGCTGTGATCGTAGCGGCCCTTGTCGCAGGGCTCGTCCTGGTTCCTCCCGGCGCATTCTCGGCCACCAGCCCCCCGTCAAAGGCTCCGGCAGCCGATATCGTTGCCGCACCCCAATCCGGCGGCGACGAAATCGTCCTTAGAATCCGTGACGCAGAAGGCCTTGTAAATTTTGTGGAAAGCATGGCGGAAGACTCCAAGGCGGCGCGAAAGGGAGCGGTAAGGGACACCATCGAGCAGCAGTTCGGCGGCCTTGACTGGCTGGACGAAAAGCGCTCGATAGTTATAATCGGAAACATTCCGGCGTTCACGGGAAAGGAGGCGGGTGGCTCCTTCACCCTGGTGGGCCTTGTGCCATTCACGAAAAAGAACGAAAAATTCCGCGAGACTTTTTCCGCCATCGAGGGCAGGGGCTATTATCTTTTCACCCACCCGGCGGGCTGGGTGATGAAAAAGGCTACGATCGCCCGCCTCATCGCAGCCTCGAAGGCAAAGTGCCCGGACATGCTGGCCCTTGAAATCCCGGTTTCCGGGCTGGCATCCGGTTTTCTGGAGCGCGGCATACCCGCCCTGGAAGCGTCCCTGAAAAAGGCCGATGAAAAAAAACAGGGAGAACCCGAAGGAAAAGCCGAACCGCTGACCCGACAGACCCTGAATATGGCCAAGGCTTTCTACGAGTTTCTGCGGGACGTAAAGACAACGGAGATCGGCCTCAACGCCGACGAGAACCTGTTTTCGCTCCGCCTTTCATCGGTTCCGGTTCCTGGCTCGGCCCTTGCCAGGGCAATGGCAACGACGCAAAAAACGGGCGGGAAAAGCCTGCTTGCCGGGTATCTCCCCGAAGGCCCCATCACCATTCGCACCAAGACATTCGATTACGGCCCCCTTATGCAGGTTCTCAATGACCTCTACGCAAAGGCGGGCATTGACCTGTCCTGCAACCGCGAAAACATGGCGCGCTACACGGGCGAATACGTAGTGAGCGTTTCGTTCCCCAAGGCCGGATTGAACATCGAAAGCATGCTGACTCTTAAAAAGGACGGCGAATCGGTTGAAGGCCTCGTCAGCAAGTGGCTGGAATGCTCAAAGCAAATGCATCAGATTCTTGATTCAGTCTCCCCGCAGCCTTATTTGTCGCGCACCGAAGACACCACCGTAGCCGGGCGCAAGGCCACGGGAATTTCAATGCGAATGCCCCTCGAATCGGGCAAGTCAACATTATTCAACATCCGCGCGGCGCTTTCCGGGCGCATCCTGGTGCTGGCCGCAGATGACAAGCGCCTGGCCGAGCTTCTGGCCCAGGCCGACAAAATGAAGCCGGGAAAGGCGGCAGGCCCCCTGATGGAGGGCCGCATCGACCTGGCCGCCCTCATCAGCGGCGCGGCCCTGATGGAAGGGGCAAAGGAAGCCGATGTGCCCGAACTAGCCGGGACCTCCCCTTTGAATTTCACCTTCGACATAAAAAAAGGCGTGGCCGAAACCCTTCTTTGGGCCAACATGAAGCAAATGAGGGCGCTTTTTTCACAGATCGAAAAGGCCGCCAAGGACACGGCCCCCAAGGAAGGGGGTGATTCCTGGAGCGACATAGAGGAAGATGATGAAGACGACGGCGAAGGCAGCCGCGACGGCCACGGAAACGGCGACGGAAACCTGGACGAATATGAGGACGGGGGAGACGCGGACGGGGAAGACGCCCAGACAGCCGGTTTGAAGCCCGGCGCTGACGAGCTCGACCCAAGGGCCGCAGCGCTTCTTGAGCGCGGAAACCTCGCCCTGGTTTACGGAAGCCCGGAGATGGCCCTGCGGTATTTTTTGAAAGCTCTCAAGAGCGCTCCGGAAAGCGGGCAGGTCCATTCCGCCCTTGCCACGGCCTATGCAGAGTCGAAAAGGTTCGAGAAGGCGCTTTTCCACATCGAAAAGGCGCTCGAAATCGTCCCGGAAAATCCCGACTACCTTTACGGCAGGGCGAGGATTCATCTTCTTTCGGGCGACGAGGCAAAGGCCAGGAAAGGCTTTGAGGACGCCGCCGCCAAGGGAAGCGACGAGGCCAAACGCTTTCTTGAGAGGATGAAGGAAAAGCCCTGA